A region of the Polaribacter sp. L3A8 genome:
ATAGTTATTATGTTTATATAATTACAAATAGTTACCGTTCCACATTTTATATTGGAGTAACAAATAACTTAAAAGAACGTTTGCAACAACATAAAACAAACATACTTGAAAAGAAGAAAACATTTGCAGCAAAATATAATATTGAGTTCTTAGTGTATTACGAAAAACATTCTTGGATTCAATTGGCTATTGCGAGGGAAAAAGAATTGAAAAAATGGAGACGTGAGAAGAAACTAACACTTATAAAAGAAGTGAACCCTTCTTTTATTTTTTTGAATAATGAATTTGATTAATAATGTTTGGTTTTCATACAGTTTTGTCATTCCGACGATAGGAGAAATCGCATAGTGATATTCAGTTTTGTGTTATCACTGTTATGAGACTTCTCAATACTTTGAAGTGACAAGTAGTATGTATTAATAAGAATTGTTATGTTTTCTATTGGATAGAAGTCATAGAATTTATAAATTCGACACTATCCTAAAAACTGTGTAAGTTCAAAAAATCAGGGTTAACTTATTTATAGTTTAATCCTGTTTTCAAATATAGCTAAAAATTGGTTTAGAATAATTCCCCAATTTCTAATTGGCATTTTCCATTTTTTAGTGCTTTCTCTTACTGCTAAATATACAGATTTCATCACTGCATCATCAGTTGGAAAAGAGAGTTTATTTTTGGTGTATTTTCTAATTTTTCCGTTTAGATTTTCTATTAAATTTGTGGTATAAATAATAGTTCTAATTTCCACTGGAAAATCAAAGAATATGGTAAGTTCATCCCAGTTATTCTCCCAACTTCTAATGGCGTAAGAATATTTAGATTCCCATTTGGTTTTAAAGTCTTTTAAGGCAGCTCTTGCAGCTTCTTTTGTTGGAGCTGTATAGATTTGTTTCATATCTTTTGTAAAGGCTTTTTTATCTTTCCAAACAACATAGCGACAAGAGTTTCTAATTTGATGAACTACACAAATTTGAGTAGTTGAATTCGGGAAAATGGTTTTTATAGTGTCTGTAAAACCGTTTAAATTATCGGTTGCAGTAATCAGTATATCTTGAGTTCCTCTGGCTTTTATATCAGTTAAAACACTCATCCAGAAAGCAGAAGATTCATTTTTACCCAACCACAAACCTAAAACTTCTTTTTTGCCATCTGTTCTAAGCCCAACAGCAATGTAAATGGTTTTGTTAATTGCTTTAGAGTTTTCTCGTACTTTAAAAACAATTCCATCCATCCAAACAATTAAATAAGTAGTCTCTAATGGTCTATTTTTCCAAGCGATAACATCAGTGGTGATAGCGTCAGTTATTCTTGAAATTGTGGAAGTAGATACATTAAAATTATAGAGTTCTCGGATTTGTTCTTCGATATCAATATTGCTCATCCCTTTGGCATACAATGAGATAATAACATTTTCGACACCATCCGCAGTACTTTGTCTTTTCTTTATAATCATTGGATTAAAAGAACTATTACGATCTCTTGGCACTTGTATTTCTGTCTCCCCTAAAGTAGTTTTTAGCTTCTTTTTAGTGTAGCCATTTCGTAAGTTATTTGCTTTACTTTTTTGATGTTTATCATAATCTAAATAAGCATCGAGTTCGCCTTCTAAAATCTTTTCAACTCCTCGTTTGTGAAGTTGTTCGATGAAGCTGGTTAGCTCTGATCCGTTGTTAAATTGTTTTAAAAAATCATCGTTTAATAAATCTTCTGGTCTCATAAGTATATAAAATTTAAAGTTA
Encoded here:
- a CDS encoding GIY-YIG nuclease family protein produces the protein MLNPQKGFHSYYVYIITNSYRSTFYIGVTNNLKERLQQHKTNILEKKKTFAAKYNIEFLVYYEKHSWIQLAIAREKELKKWRREKKLTLIKEVNPSFIFLNNEFD
- a CDS encoding IS256 family transposase codes for the protein MRPEDLLNDDFLKQFNNGSELTSFIEQLHKRGVEKILEGELDAYLDYDKHQKSKANNLRNGYTKKKLKTTLGETEIQVPRDRNSSFNPMIIKKRQSTADGVENVIISLYAKGMSNIDIEEQIRELYNFNVSTSTISRITDAITTDVIAWKNRPLETTYLIVWMDGIVFKVRENSKAINKTIYIAVGLRTDGKKEVLGLWLGKNESSAFWMSVLTDIKARGTQDILITATDNLNGFTDTIKTIFPNSTTQICVVHQIRNSCRYVVWKDKKAFTKDMKQIYTAPTKEAARAALKDFKTKWESKYSYAIRSWENNWDELTIFFDFPVEIRTIIYTTNLIENLNGKIRKYTKNKLSFPTDDAVMKSVYLAVRESTKKWKMPIRNWGIILNQFLAIFENRIKL